CCGATGATGGCTCGCACGGCCGCAGCGGCCACCGCTCCAGCCACCGCCGGCAGGTCCGGCCCGAGCCGAACTCCGGCTCCAAGGACAGCAGTTGCCAGGCGATGTCGTTGTGCAGCATGAGGCCCAGTTGGCGGACGCCGTCCTGACCAATGCGGATCCGGCGCGGTCGCACCTCGTGCGAGCCGACCTGAGGCGGATCCAGGCGGCCGGGGCGCACTTCGACGACACGTACCTGACTGGGGCTGAAATGGAGGATGCCGACCTGAAGCGGGCCAGCCTCGTCCGTGCCAGCCTGCCCGGCGCGATCCTGCGCGGAGCGGACTTGAGGCAAGCCGGTCTCCGTGACGCGGACTTCACCGGAGCGGACCTTACCGGCGCCGACCTCACCGGGGCGAAGAACCTGTCGACAGCGGGTTTCGATGGTGCCGTCCTCAAGGACACCCGAGGGTTGCCTGCATGACCACAGCCCGATTTCCACCACCCCGGCTCATTGCGTCAGCCGTTCTCACTCGACGTGATCCACAGGTTTCGTCCCGTGGGGCCGTACGGGCACGCGGAGGGGGTTCCCGCCGGTAACAGGAACCCCCTCGATCCCCGACGTCGTGCTGCCGGTCCCAGGAAGACAGGAAGACAGGACAGTTCCTACGGGGTGCGGCCGGGCCGCTGTCTCCCAGCTCATCACCGAACCGCCGTGACCACAAGATCGTTCGCCTCTTCGGGAGCCTTCGGAAGGGGCGCCGGAGTTTCGGAACGCCGTACATGCAGGTCACAGCGGTGGGGGTCGGGATGGTGGGGTTGTGCTGCGGCCGGGTGCGCCGGCGGGCGCGGCAAGAAGCCGGTCAGTATGCGACACGGACCGAAGACTTCAGAAATAGATCGGAATACCCGTCAGCCGGTAACGGAAAAGCGGAATCCTGATGCGGCAGGAGATTCCCCGAGCTTTCTTGAGTTCCGCTCGCATAACAGCCTTGCCGCGGAACGTCTTCACCTCCAGGGTCGGGGAATCCAAAACGCCTCGTGTCCCGGCCGGTAACCGGACACGGGGTGCTCCGTGCGGCGAATTGGCGTCGCTCCCAGGAAGACAGGAATTCGTTCATGCTGCATCGATACAGCCTTCTCCGTCGGCAGCAGTTCCCGGCCGGCGCGCTCGGCATCGGCACGGCCACCGCCGGTGCCGCCGGCGCGGGAGGTGTGTGATGGCGTGGGACCAGGTGCCCGGCAGGCGGCAGGCGGCGCATGACACCGTGCCGCCGCGGATCGGCAGCCGGCAGCAGTTCCGTGAGGAACTGACGAGACTGCGCACCGGGCTCGGTGTGTCGCTCGCCCAGCTCGAGCAGGCCAGCCAGCGGCAGGGCAAGAGGCTCCCGCCGGCCACCGTCTCCAATGTGCTGTCGCGGGACAGGCTGCCGGAGTGGGAGTTCGTCGCCGATTTCCTGGCCGCGTGCGGTCTGGACGAGGCGCAGCGCCAGCCCTGGCAGCAGGCCTGGCGGGAGCTGGCCGCGGTGTCCGCGACCCAGGCTTCCGTCCCGGCCCCGGCCCAGGCCCCTGCTCCGACTCCGGCTGGGGCTGGGGACCCTGGTGGTTCGGAAGCAGCCGCGTCTCCTCCCCCGGTGCCTTCCCCTCCCCCGGTGCCTTCGCCGCCTCCGGCAGCGCCCCCCGGCAAGCCGCCGGGCAAGTCCCCGGACGACATCCCGCCCGCCGACGGCGGCCGGTGGAAGGCGTGGCGGGCCGGGCTGGCGCGCCGCCGGGCCGCCGTGGCGGTCTGTGCCGCCCTCGCGCTCGCGGTGGCCGCCGGGGTGTACGCCGTCGACCAGCACGATCAGCGTGTGCGGCGCGGCAAGCAGCTGGAAGAGGAGAGGCAGCGGCAGGAGAAGTTCCGCGAGGAGCACTGCGGGACCCTGAACCCGGCGCTGGTGACCGAGGCCGGCGGGGAGTGCACGGGAGTGACCGACGGCCTCGACCGCTCCGACGTGTTCGGCTCCGCCCTGGAGCCCGTGCTGACGGCCATCGGTGCGGAGAACCACCGGGCGGCCCGCGGCGGCCAGTACGTCACCATCGCGTTCCTGGCGCCGCTGACCTCGGTGGGCCAGGCCGGCAAGGCCAAGGACCTGACGCTCGACCAGTTCGTCGGGGAGGTCGAGGGCGCCTACACGGCCGTCGAACGGGCCAACACCGACGACGGCCCGCTGAAGATCCGTCTGGTCCTGGCCAACATGGGCAGCGGCGAACTGCACTGGAAGGACACCGTCGAGGCGCTGGACGGGGTCGAGAACCTGGTCGCCGTCACCGGGATGGGACTGAGCCAGCAGGAGTCCGTCGACGCCGCCCGTGCGCTCAGCAAGAAGGACATCCCCATGGTCGCCGACCTCATCACCGCCGACGGATTCGACACCACCGGCACCATCGACAGCCCGCAGAGCGGACCGGAACGCATCAACGGGCTGGTCCGCGTCACCCTGACCAACGCAGCCCAGCTCAAGGCGCTCGGCGAGGAACTGGCCGGCGACACGCGCACCGCCGCGCTGGTGCGCACCGACGTGACCCCGAACGGAACCCGCGACTTCTACACCGACTCCCTCTACCAGGACTTCCGCACCGTCAGCGGGCTGAAGAAACACCTCGACCCCGCGGCGGACTTCTTCTTCGACCCCCGCGGCGGGGCGGCCTCGATCCTGGACACCATCGGCCAGAACCTGTGCAACACCCAGCGCCCCGTCGACACCGTGTACTTCGCGGCCCGCGAGAAGTACCTGCCCGACTTCCTCCAGGCCCTCGGCCGGCGCAGCTGCCACCGCCGGCCCATCACCGTCGTCTCGGGGTCCGACACGGCGGCCCTGGACCCCAAGACCCTCACCGGCCTGAACCAGGAGGGCGAGGCACCCATCGCCGTCCTGTACGCCTCCCTGCCCGCCGCCGCGGCGCTGCGCGGCCCCGGCAACAGCGACCACAACCTGTACGACAAGTTCCTCGAGGCCTTCGCCGGCGACCACCACGGGCAGAAGTTCCCCGCCGGCCACGCCACCCGCGGCTACTGGCCCGTCCTCGCCCACGACGCCGTCCTCACCGCGACCACCGCCATCCGCAACGCCACCACCCCCACCACCGCACGCCCCAACCGGTACGCCGTCCTCAACCACCTCTACGCCCTCACCGACGGCGCCGTCCCCGCCGCCACCGGGCGCTTCGGCATCGACACCACCGGGAACCGCACCAGCGTCCCCATCACCCTCCACCGCCTCGGCACCACCGCCTCCTGACCCCGGCCCGGGCATCCGGCCGCGTCGCTTCGGGGTGCCCGTCGTCAGGCGGGCACCCCGGCCTCGTTCATGACCACGGCCATCGCGTCCGGGGGAAGGGCCGGGTTGGCGCCCGCGCCGTCGAAGGCGATCAGCCGCAGCAGCAGCGGTGTGGGGAGGGCGGGGTTGGCGGCGACTCCGTTCAGCGCGGAGGAGTGGAAGGCGACCATGTCTGCGCTCCCCCGGCCCGCCGCGTTGCGCGCAGCCCTCTTCGGACGTCTGCACGGCATCGGTCTTCCGGCCGGCCGTCATCCTGCCATGCGGCGGACCGTCTGTGCACGTGATCGCCGGGAGCCCGCCCACCGTGTCCGGGGCTGTTGCCGCCCTGGCCGCAGCCGGCTGAGAACGAGGAAGCCGGGGCGCGGCACGCCGCTCGGGAACGGGCGCTGCACGGCCGCCGAGGCACCGCCGACCAGCTGCCCCGGCTGCCCGGTTCATCGGCTCAGGAACAGGGGCCGGGAACCTGTGGACCGGGGTGCCTGTCATGCGTGCTGCGGACCCCGGAGCTTCGGTCTGTGGGGGCGTGTCCGCGAACGCGCGACAGCGGCCGGCCGGGTACACGTGAACGTGCCCACTCCGGCGTACCGCACAGTGCCGGGCCGTTCGGGAGGAGACCGCCCGGGGCCGGTGCCGGCCCTCCGCCTCGTGGCTGTGGCCGGCGAGGTCGTGGCGCGGCGGTTGCTCGGTTCATTCCTGCGTCCAGGTTTGGAGCAGGGCCTTGCGCGCGTGCGGCTTCGGTGTTGCCTCCTGGCCGTGCTCACAGCCCCAGGCCTCGAGGGCTCGCAGGTCCGCGGTTCCTGCCACGAAGCGGGCGAGCAGGTCCTGGGAGAGCGCCGTCTCCTCGGCGCCGTATCCTCCGGCCGCCGCCGAGTACACCGTCACCTGCTGCGGCCCGTCCTCCGTTTCCAGCCGCAGCGTCATCGCGGTCGGGCCCTCGCCGATGAAGGCGCCGGCCGCGGCCGAGACCACCGAGCCGAGGAGCTTCGCCACACGGCCCGACGGGTTCTCGGTGGGCACGTCCTCGATGACCGCGGAACGCAGTCCTTCCCACGTCCACGTCCGTGAGCCGCCGGGGTCCAGGGCTTCCAGCCCGTCGGCGGTCAGCCGGACACCACCCCCGACGGCGGTCGGCGGCGACCCCACGTACACCGCGTCCGGAGTGATCCAGAACAGTCCGACCATCGTCACGCCCGACTCCCACTCTCGTCGCTCCGGCACGGGCCCCGCCCGCAACCCTTACCGCCCGACGGGAGCCGAACGCCGCCGCCACGCCGAGGTGCCGTGCCGGGACGGTGCCGCCGCGGTTTGGTTTGGCCTGGCCTGGAAAGGCAGCGCGGGATGCGGGCCGGGGACACTCGTTGGCTGCCGGCCGGTCCGGTCCGCCGGTAGGGGTGCGGTGGGCTGCCGGGTCAGGCCGCGGTGTTGTGTTCCGGCGGCAGGATCAGGGTGGGTTCGAGGGGCACGCGGGCGGCGGCGGGCTCTTCGTGGATCCGGGTCAGGGCGGGGCGTGCGCCCCGCTGCTGGCGCCAACCCGCCTGGGCGGCCACCACGGCGACGTAGGGGATGAGGAAGGCGCCGGCCAGGGCGCAGAGGGCGAGGGCGGGCCAGCGGTTCCAGGTGGCGGCCATGACGACCACGCAGGCGCTGCGTACGAGCATGGCGGCGAGGTAGCGGCGCTGGCGGCCGCGGACGTCCTGGGTCAGGCCGGTGCGGGCCTGGGTGATGGACTCGGGGCGGGGGCCGTGCCGGTGCCAGGGGGTTCGGCGCATCAGGGCCTCCGTGGACGCTCCGGCTCGAGTGCCGGATGGCCGGAAAAAGAGGGCGGAGCAGGCTCCCTGCGGGCTCTCTGCGGAGCGGGGCCGAGGGGGCCCGCGCGGTGCGGGTGTTCGCCTGTGCCGCCGGTGCGGGCCGGCGGCACGGGGGCGGCGCGGGTGGTCTGTCCCCTGACCGCCCGCGCCGCCGGGTCAGTGCAGTTCCTGGTCCGGTTCGCGTCCTGGCTGGAGGGCACCGGGCCGGGCGGTGTCCAGGTGTCCGTTCGGCGAGGCGTGGCCGTCCGGGGCGTGGTCGAGGTGTGCGCGGGCCTGCTGCATTTCCTGCGGTGTCGGGTGGGGGATCTGGCCGCTGTTCAGCCAGCGGCTGAGGCGGTGGCGCAGTATCTCCTTGCGGGCCCGCGGGTTGGGCACACCGTCGTGCTCGGCCGCGGGCGCCGGTGCCGTCTCGCGGACCTCCCTGGACAGCAGGGCGTACTCCTGTCCCCGGTCGAGGGGCTCGTGGACCTCGACGAACTCGCCGTGCGGCAGCCTTCTGATCTTTCCGGTCTCGCGGCCGTGCAGGAGCTTGTCGCGGTCGCGCAGCTGGAGGCCGAGGCAGATCCGCTTGGTGATGACGTAGGTCAGTGCCGGGACGAGGAAGAACCCGATCCGTACCGCGTAGGTGATCTGGTTGAGGGAGAGGTGGAAGCGCTCGGCGAGGAT
The sequence above is a segment of the Streptomyces asoensis genome. Coding sequences within it:
- a CDS encoding helix-turn-helix domain-containing protein, with translation MAWDQVPGRRQAAHDTVPPRIGSRQQFREELTRLRTGLGVSLAQLEQASQRQGKRLPPATVSNVLSRDRLPEWEFVADFLAACGLDEAQRQPWQQAWRELAAVSATQASVPAPAQAPAPTPAGAGDPGGSEAAASPPPVPSPPPVPSPPPAAPPGKPPGKSPDDIPPADGGRWKAWRAGLARRRAAVAVCAALALAVAAGVYAVDQHDQRVRRGKQLEEERQRQEKFREEHCGTLNPALVTEAGGECTGVTDGLDRSDVFGSALEPVLTAIGAENHRAARGGQYVTIAFLAPLTSVGQAGKAKDLTLDQFVGEVEGAYTAVERANTDDGPLKIRLVLANMGSGELHWKDTVEALDGVENLVAVTGMGLSQQESVDAARALSKKDIPMVADLITADGFDTTGTIDSPQSGPERINGLVRVTLTNAAQLKALGEELAGDTRTAALVRTDVTPNGTRDFYTDSLYQDFRTVSGLKKHLDPAADFFFDPRGGAASILDTIGQNLCNTQRPVDTVYFAAREKYLPDFLQALGRRSCHRRPITVVSGSDTAALDPKTLTGLNQEGEAPIAVLYASLPAAAALRGPGNSDHNLYDKFLEAFAGDHHGQKFPAGHATRGYWPVLAHDAVLTATTAIRNATTPTTARPNRYAVLNHLYALTDGAVPAATGRFGIDTTGNRTSVPITLHRLGTTAS
- a CDS encoding pentapeptide repeat-containing protein — its product is MPGDVVVQHEAQLADAVLTNADPARSHLVRADLRRIQAAGAHFDDTYLTGAEMEDADLKRASLVRASLPGAILRGADLRQAGLRDADFTGADLTGADLTGAKNLSTAGFDGAVLKDTRGLPA
- a CDS encoding DUF3099 domain-containing protein codes for the protein MRRTPWHRHGPRPESITQARTGLTQDVRGRQRRYLAAMLVRSACVVVMAATWNRWPALALCALAGAFLIPYVAVVAAQAGWRQQRGARPALTRIHEEPAAARVPLEPTLILPPEHNTAA